A stretch of Aureispira sp. CCB-E DNA encodes these proteins:
- the hmpA gene encoding NO-inducible flavohemoprotein gives MIADKTIEIVKSTAPVLAEHGESITKVFYKRMFARHPELKNIFNMTHQKKGSQPKVLANAIFMYAKYIDQLEVLGGAVESIAQKHASLYITPDMYPIVGENLLAAIGEVLGEAATPEIVNAWAEAYQALADILINREEDLYANRAQDKGGFRGQEDFVVIKKVKESAVVTSFYLQRKDGTTVPKFLPGQYIGLTLNIPGTDHLHTRNYSLSDCNCKDYLRISVKKETGTPDGIASVYLHDHIEEGATLSIGMPSGEFVLQAEEKPVVLIAGGVGITPLMSMYHYLTRQTDRTVTLVQCALNSDVRAFGGEIEAGKSKKVNTVLVYDQPLATDELGKDFDHKGYLDMSILASIPNLKESAIYFCGPTPFMAKTLQLLDNWGIEAENIHYEFFGPAEELEAANI, from the coding sequence ATGATTGCAGATAAAACGATAGAAATCGTAAAGTCAACAGCGCCAGTATTAGCAGAACACGGAGAATCTATTACAAAAGTCTTTTATAAGCGTATGTTTGCTAGACATCCAGAACTAAAGAATATCTTTAACATGACGCATCAAAAGAAAGGATCACAGCCAAAAGTACTGGCTAATGCGATTTTTATGTATGCTAAGTATATTGATCAATTAGAGGTATTGGGGGGAGCAGTAGAGTCAATCGCTCAAAAACATGCTAGTTTGTATATCACACCAGATATGTATCCTATTGTTGGTGAAAATTTATTGGCTGCAATAGGAGAAGTACTAGGAGAGGCTGCCACTCCTGAAATTGTCAATGCTTGGGCAGAGGCTTATCAGGCTTTGGCTGATATTTTGATTAATAGAGAAGAAGACTTGTATGCGAATAGAGCGCAAGATAAAGGAGGATTTAGAGGTCAGGAAGACTTTGTAGTAATCAAAAAAGTAAAAGAAAGTGCTGTTGTGACTTCATTTTATTTACAACGCAAAGATGGAACGACCGTCCCTAAATTTTTACCTGGTCAATATATTGGATTAACTCTAAATATTCCTGGTACAGATCACTTACATACTCGAAATTATAGTTTGTCAGATTGTAATTGCAAGGATTATTTGAGAATTAGCGTGAAGAAGGAAACGGGAACTCCAGACGGAATTGCTTCTGTTTATTTGCACGATCATATAGAAGAAGGAGCCACATTGAGTATCGGAATGCCTTCTGGTGAATTTGTGCTCCAAGCAGAAGAAAAGCCTGTTGTATTGATTGCTGGTGGAGTGGGGATTACCCCTTTAATGAGTATGTATCATTATTTGACTCGCCAAACAGATAGAACTGTTACTTTGGTTCAGTGTGCTTTGAACAGTGACGTGCGTGCTTTTGGCGGCGAAATTGAAGCAGGAAAGAGCAAGAAAGTAAATACAGTATTGGTGTATGATCAGCCTTTGGCGACGGATGAACTAGGGAAAGATTTTGACCATAAAGGTTACTTAGATATGAGTATTTTGGCATCTATTCCAAATTTGAAAGAGAGTGCTATTTATTTCTGCGGACCTACACCATTTATGGCCAAGACACTTCAGCTGTTAGACAATTGGGGGATTGAGGCAGAGAATATTCATTATGAGTTTTTCGGTCCAGCAGAAGAGTTAGAAGCAGCTAATATTTAG
- a CDS encoding FlgD immunoglobulin-like domain containing protein has translation MKKSYLLISLLLLLTGQSMAQTYADDVAQIIFDNCTSCHHAGGIAPFSLMTYSDVFGMASSIQTEVNNGNMPPWSPDDNYSEFAHARSLTSTEIATINNWVNAGAPQGNPQNTPAAPVYNPNNWQLGTPDMSVRIPDYVSKATFGNDDYVCFSIPTNWPTSETIQAIEVIPGNASIVHHVLVYIDANNTYGTDTSSHNCGGPTNLPLIAGFAPGSSPAQFPNTANLKMGINLPANSRIIFAMHYPEGSQGILDSTRINFHFYPQGTSGVRQVTANPVLSDYSFSINANTVDSVDAWFPPGGNLPMSTNLSLFSIFPHAHLLGQSFIVYAVNHSPPYDRIPLIHIPKWDFDWQGFYVFKYLQKLPVGYKLYGKAIYDNTTNNPFNPNNPPQNISFGLNTTDEMFLVYFQYMNYQQGDELINIDSLLQLQTPTGTEPIAINEGGLFLTSYPNPSNDLTMLQYYLQHTTDISLGIYDLQGKLVKQLIVGNTPKGEHYTSWDGTNDAGTKVPTGIYISQLQVNGKTITNKIIRN, from the coding sequence ATGAAAAAAAGTTACTTACTTATAAGCCTTTTACTCCTATTAACAGGACAATCTATGGCACAAACCTATGCCGATGATGTCGCTCAAATTATCTTTGACAACTGTACGTCATGCCATCACGCAGGAGGAATTGCACCATTCTCATTAATGACTTACTCGGATGTCTTCGGCATGGCATCTTCGATCCAAACAGAAGTAAACAATGGCAATATGCCTCCTTGGTCTCCAGATGATAATTATTCGGAGTTTGCGCATGCACGAAGTCTTACTTCTACTGAAATTGCTACAATTAATAATTGGGTCAATGCTGGCGCACCACAAGGAAATCCACAAAACACGCCCGCTGCCCCAGTATACAATCCTAACAACTGGCAATTGGGCACACCAGATATGAGTGTCCGCATTCCTGATTATGTGAGTAAAGCCACCTTTGGAAATGACGATTATGTTTGCTTTTCGATTCCAACCAATTGGCCTACTTCTGAAACCATCCAAGCAATTGAAGTCATCCCTGGCAATGCTTCTATCGTACATCATGTCTTAGTTTACATCGATGCCAACAATACTTATGGGACAGATACAAGCAGTCATAATTGCGGTGGTCCTACTAATTTGCCTTTGATAGCAGGATTTGCGCCAGGTAGTTCTCCTGCTCAATTTCCAAACACTGCAAATCTTAAAATGGGAATTAATTTACCCGCCAATTCAAGAATTATATTTGCAATGCACTATCCCGAAGGTAGCCAAGGAATACTAGACAGTACCCGCATCAACTTTCACTTCTACCCACAAGGAACAAGTGGTGTTCGCCAAGTTACCGCCAACCCCGTTTTATCCGATTATTCTTTTAGCATCAATGCCAATACTGTAGATAGCGTCGATGCTTGGTTCCCTCCTGGTGGCAACTTGCCAATGTCTACCAATTTATCCTTATTCAGTATTTTTCCTCATGCCCATCTATTAGGGCAAAGCTTTATTGTTTATGCTGTTAATCACTCCCCTCCATACGACAGAATTCCATTAATTCACATTCCAAAATGGGACTTTGATTGGCAAGGCTTTTATGTGTTCAAATACCTACAAAAACTACCTGTAGGCTACAAATTATATGGGAAAGCCATTTATGACAATACAACCAATAACCCATTTAACCCCAACAATCCTCCTCAAAATATAAGTTTTGGGTTAAATACAACAGATGAAATGTTTTTGGTCTACTTTCAGTATATGAATTATCAACAAGGAGATGAGTTAATTAATATTGATAGTTTGCTACAATTGCAAACACCAACAGGAACAGAACCTATTGCAATCAATGAAGGAGGATTGTTTTTAACCTCTTACCCCAACCCATCTAATGACTTGACAATGCTTCAGTATTATTTGCAACACACAACAGACATCTCTTTAGGCATTTATGACTTACAAGGAAAATTGGTAAAGCAACTGATTGTAGGAAATACTCCCAAAGGGGAACATTACACCTCTTGGGATGGCACCAATGATGCTGGAACCAAGGTACCTACAGGCATTTATATTAGCCAACTCCAAGTCAATGGAAAAACGATCACGAATAAGATCATAAGGAATTAA
- a CDS encoding Crp/Fnr family transcriptional regulator, with amino-acid sequence MIDRQILQQYPFKIINYKKGAYIFEKGNTPRYYFQIISGGIKMSYYNDKGNEFIQGIFGKNKSFGEPPLIANLKYPANAIALSKSSIIQIPKSSFEQLLTDHHSIHLNITKMLSKRLYFKAVMANGITSNSAEEAIISLFNYIKFNVYNQTEDFSCRIDLTRKNIAGLTGLTTETTIRKIKEMESQARLKIIDGKVYY; translated from the coding sequence ATGATAGATCGACAGATTTTACAACAATACCCGTTTAAAATAATCAATTATAAAAAAGGAGCCTATATATTTGAAAAAGGCAATACCCCAAGGTATTACTTCCAAATTATTTCAGGCGGAATTAAAATGAGCTATTACAACGATAAAGGCAATGAGTTTATACAAGGGATTTTTGGCAAGAATAAAAGTTTTGGAGAACCTCCTTTGATTGCCAATTTGAAATACCCTGCCAATGCTATTGCTCTAAGCAAATCTTCTATCATTCAAATCCCTAAAAGCAGTTTTGAGCAACTACTAACCGACCACCACTCGATCCACTTAAACATTACCAAAATGCTTTCCAAACGTCTATACTTTAAAGCAGTGATGGCAAATGGGATTACCTCCAACTCGGCAGAGGAAGCAATCATTTCTTTATTCAACTACATCAAATTTAATGTCTATAACCAAACAGAAGATTTTAGTTGTCGAATCGATTTGACACGCAAGAACATTGCAGGATTGACAGGCTTAACTACCGAAACGACGATTCGAAAAATAAAAGAAATGGAAAGTCAAGCTCGTCTAAAGATTATTGATGGAAAAGTGTATTATTAA
- the pfkA gene encoding 6-phosphofructokinase, which translates to MKKIAVFTSGGDAPGMNACIRAVVRAAIHYNIEVVGIRRGYKGMINDDFIPMNSKSVSYILHKGGTILGSARSDEFRTAMGRKKAYNNLKKHGIDGIVAIGGDGTFTGANIFMQEYPDIAIVGTPGTIDNDLYGTDFTIGYDTAINTAMEAIDKIKDTADSHDRLFFVEVMGRDVGFIAARAGIAAGAKAILIPESKTNIDELVQQLLDNAAKKKLSNIVVVAEGDDEGGALEISKKVKAQTDIFDIRVTILGHMQRGGSPTCMDRVLASRVGVAAVEALKKGQKGVMLGQLHREIHATPFEKAIKHHKKMSTVLEDLSKILAF; encoded by the coding sequence ATGAAAAAAATAGCCGTTTTTACTTCTGGAGGCGATGCTCCTGGAATGAATGCCTGTATTCGTGCCGTTGTTCGTGCTGCCATTCATTATAACATCGAAGTGGTCGGCATTCGCAGAGGCTACAAAGGCATGATTAACGATGATTTTATTCCAATGAATTCCAAATCTGTAAGCTATATCTTGCACAAAGGAGGAACCATTTTAGGTTCTGCTCGGAGCGATGAGTTTAGAACCGCTATGGGACGAAAAAAAGCCTATAACAACCTAAAAAAACATGGTATTGACGGAATTGTTGCTATTGGTGGCGATGGAACGTTTACAGGAGCCAATATATTTATGCAAGAATATCCCGATATCGCCATAGTAGGGACGCCAGGAACAATTGACAACGATCTGTACGGAACCGATTTTACGATAGGTTACGATACCGCAATCAATACCGCTATGGAAGCTATTGATAAAATCAAAGATACTGCCGACTCTCACGACCGATTGTTTTTTGTAGAAGTAATGGGACGTGATGTTGGGTTTATTGCTGCTCGTGCAGGAATTGCAGCAGGTGCCAAAGCCATTCTTATTCCTGAAAGTAAAACCAACATTGATGAATTGGTTCAACAACTACTAGACAATGCTGCCAAGAAGAAGTTGTCAAATATTGTGGTGGTTGCAGAGGGGGATGATGAAGGAGGTGCTTTAGAAATTTCTAAAAAAGTAAAAGCTCAAACAGATATTTTTGATATTCGTGTTACCATTTTGGGGCATATGCAACGTGGGGGCTCTCCCACTTGTATGGACCGGGTTTTGGCAAGTAGAGTTGGCGTTGCTGCTGTAGAAGCACTCAAAAAAGGGCAAAAAGGAGTTATGTTAGGGCAATTGCACCGAGAAATTCACGCTACTCCTTTTGAAAAAGCAATTAAACACCACAAGAAAATGAGCACTGTTTTGGAAGATTTATCCAAAATTTTAGCTTTTTAA
- a CDS encoding DEAD/DEAH box helicase, with the protein MVSFEELKLTRQYINALDDLGFEQATPIQIKAIPAIRSGQHVIGIAQTGTGKTAAYVLPILQRLSYAQGIAARCIIVVPTKELVVQVTQQVAELAKYTDLRYQGIYGGVGRKSQAKAIQDGVDLIITTPRRILELYQKENIKLNKVEIMVLDEADRMMDMGFMGQINTILEVVPTKKQNLLFSATFSPKVEELSWNFMDFPIKIEITPEATPVETVEQTRYAVPNFLTKLNLLAHLLKDEEAFHRIIIFVRTKQSANLIFDRLQKYGKDNIRLIHSNKGQNTRINAFQDFKNGAIRILVATDVMARGIDIKDVSHVINFDVPRIYEDYVHRIGRTGRAFRTGAAITFFTKAEVYHIDKIEKKIRMSIPICNLPEEVEVTETPFFENQEMEREIDAQKHKENPDYKGAFHEKKSHITKIKNKKSKRPKKYTGKSNSGYISKANKGKKSTSKKGRHKKR; encoded by the coding sequence ATGGTAAGTTTTGAAGAATTAAAACTAACGAGACAATACATCAATGCCTTGGATGATTTGGGATTTGAACAAGCAACTCCAATTCAAATTAAGGCTATTCCTGCTATTCGATCAGGGCAACACGTTATTGGTATTGCTCAAACAGGAACAGGGAAAACAGCCGCTTATGTGCTACCGATATTACAACGGTTGAGTTATGCACAAGGCATAGCGGCAAGGTGTATTATTGTGGTCCCAACCAAAGAGTTGGTTGTGCAAGTGACACAACAAGTCGCTGAGTTGGCAAAATATACAGATCTTCGCTACCAGGGCATCTATGGTGGTGTTGGGCGCAAATCCCAAGCAAAAGCAATTCAGGATGGAGTAGATCTTATTATTACAACTCCAAGACGAATTCTCGAACTGTATCAAAAGGAGAATATCAAACTGAATAAGGTAGAAATAATGGTCTTAGATGAGGCAGATAGAATGATGGATATGGGGTTTATGGGACAGATAAACACTATTTTAGAAGTAGTGCCTACCAAAAAACAAAATCTTTTGTTTTCTGCAACCTTCTCTCCAAAAGTAGAAGAATTGAGTTGGAATTTTATGGATTTTCCCATCAAAATTGAGATTACGCCTGAGGCAACGCCTGTAGAAACGGTAGAACAAACACGTTATGCCGTGCCAAATTTTCTAACAAAGTTGAATTTATTAGCGCATCTGTTAAAAGATGAAGAGGCATTTCATCGAATTATTATTTTTGTTAGAACCAAACAGTCCGCAAACTTAATTTTTGACCGACTACAAAAGTATGGGAAAGACAACATTCGCTTGATTCATTCTAACAAGGGGCAAAATACGAGAATTAATGCGTTTCAAGATTTTAAAAATGGTGCTATACGCATTTTAGTAGCCACAGATGTTATGGCTAGAGGGATTGATATTAAAGATGTCAGTCATGTTATTAATTTTGATGTTCCTAGAATTTATGAAGATTATGTTCATCGAATAGGACGGACTGGGCGTGCTTTTAGAACCGGTGCAGCGATTACCTTTTTCACAAAGGCAGAAGTTTATCATATTGATAAAATAGAGAAAAAGATTAGAATGTCTATTCCAATATGTAACTTACCTGAAGAGGTAGAGGTGACCGAAACCCCATTTTTTGAAAATCAAGAAATGGAACGTGAAATTGACGCACAAAAGCACAAGGAAAATCCTGATTATAAAGGCGCATTTCATGAGAAAAAGAGTCATATTACTAAGATTAAGAATAAGAAAAGCAAACGCCCTAAAAAATATACTGGAAAATCCAATTCAGGGTATATTTCAAAAGCGAATAAAGGGAAAAAAAGTACGTCTAAAAAAGGACGCCACAAAAAAAGATAA
- the cysQ gene encoding 3'(2'),5'-bisphosphate nucleotidase CysQ, with protein sequence MTYKELIPALCDIAVDAGAAILEIYKDCEGIEIIKKADDSPLTAADQASNAVICKGLEALPIQYPIISEENKAVAYAERSQYEYYWLVDPLDGTKEFIKRNGEFTVNIALVHAGKVVMGIVYAPVLDELYWASIGDGAFLKKDGQTQEIQAPTFTMQDKGINVVCSRSHLNDETKAFIEALDEPNMVSKGSSLKFLLLATGKAHLYPRVAPTMEWDTAAAQIVLEEAGGKVLQYNTTDPVVYNKENMLNPYFVAYANLEE encoded by the coding sequence ATGACTTATAAAGAATTAATTCCTGCCTTATGTGATATTGCTGTTGATGCAGGAGCGGCTATTTTGGAAATTTATAAAGACTGCGAAGGAATCGAAATTATCAAAAAAGCAGACGACTCTCCTCTAACAGCTGCTGATCAAGCTTCTAATGCCGTTATTTGCAAAGGGCTAGAGGCATTGCCAATACAGTATCCTATTATTTCTGAAGAAAACAAGGCGGTGGCTTATGCAGAACGCAGCCAATACGAGTATTATTGGTTGGTAGATCCCTTGGACGGTACAAAGGAATTTATCAAACGCAATGGTGAGTTTACGGTAAATATTGCTTTGGTTCATGCTGGCAAAGTAGTCATGGGAATTGTATATGCTCCTGTGCTCGACGAATTGTATTGGGCTTCTATTGGTGATGGTGCATTTTTGAAAAAAGATGGCCAAACGCAAGAAATCCAAGCCCCTACATTTACTATGCAGGACAAAGGAATCAATGTGGTTTGTTCTCGTTCGCACTTAAATGATGAAACAAAGGCATTCATAGAGGCGTTGGACGAACCTAATATGGTTTCTAAAGGGAGTTCGCTTAAGTTTTTGTTATTAGCAACAGGAAAAGCACACTTATATCCTCGTGTAGCTCCTACCATGGAGTGGGATACAGCGGCGGCTCAAATTGTTTTGGAAGAAGCAGGAGGCAAGGTATTGCAGTATAATACAACCGATCCAGTTGTTTACAACAAAGAGAATATGCTCAATCCTTACTTTGTTGCTTATGCAAATTTGGAAGAGTAG